One stretch of Chryseobacterium indologenes DNA includes these proteins:
- the ilvA gene encoding threonine ammonia-lyase IlvA: MRTGETYLSVLDTVYKAAERLKNVCIRTPLAVNNNLSGIYHAQIYFKREDLQRVRSYKIRGAYNKMSTMSREDISRGIVCASAGNHAQGVAFACKAMEVKGTIFMPLPTPGQKLEQVRMFGGDSIDIVLHGDTFDEAKDAAMRFCNENNGTFIHPFDDPAIIEGQATTAVEILEQTNEPIDYLFVPIGGGGLAAGVCSVFKELSPQTKIIGVEPSAAASMKKALENGKPIHLEKISRFVDGAAVQQVGDLTFELCKNILYDVVTVEEGLVCETILSLYNKDAIVVEPAGALSVAALEKYKDQLEGKNVVCIISGSNNDITRMEEIKEKALLYANLKHYFLVRFPQRPGALKTFVMDVLGPNDDITFFEYTQKNSKEKGIAVVGIALKQKEDFTPLMDNMKKQDFFVNYLNNDPSLMNLLI; encoded by the coding sequence ATGAGGACGGGAGAAACCTATTTATCCGTATTGGATACTGTTTACAAAGCAGCGGAAAGACTTAAAAACGTATGCATAAGAACGCCATTGGCTGTTAACAACAATTTGTCAGGAATTTATCATGCTCAAATATATTTTAAAAGAGAAGATCTTCAAAGAGTAAGATCTTATAAAATTCGTGGGGCTTATAACAAGATGTCAACCATGTCAAGAGAAGATATTTCCAGAGGAATTGTTTGTGCCAGTGCCGGTAATCATGCTCAGGGAGTTGCTTTTGCATGTAAGGCTATGGAGGTGAAAGGAACTATTTTTATGCCTTTACCCACTCCTGGACAAAAACTGGAGCAGGTGAGGATGTTTGGGGGAGACTCTATTGATATTGTGTTGCATGGAGATACTTTTGATGAAGCCAAAGATGCCGCGATGAGGTTTTGTAATGAAAATAATGGAACATTCATTCACCCGTTTGATGATCCTGCGATCATTGAAGGGCAGGCAACTACGGCAGTTGAAATTTTGGAGCAGACCAATGAACCTATTGATTATCTTTTTGTACCGATTGGTGGCGGAGGATTGGCTGCTGGTGTTTGTTCTGTCTTTAAAGAATTGTCTCCCCAAACCAAAATCATTGGAGTAGAACCTTCAGCAGCAGCAAGCATGAAAAAAGCGCTGGAAAACGGAAAACCCATACATCTTGAAAAGATCAGTCGGTTTGTAGATGGTGCAGCCGTACAGCAGGTAGGAGATCTCACGTTTGAGCTTTGTAAGAATATATTGTATGATGTAGTTACGGTAGAAGAGGGGCTTGTGTGTGAAACGATACTTTCCTTATATAATAAAGATGCTATTGTTGTGGAGCCGGCAGGAGCACTTTCTGTAGCTGCTTTAGAAAAATATAAAGATCAGCTTGAAGGAAAAAATGTAGTCTGTATCATCAGTGGAAGCAATAATGATATTACCAGAATGGAGGAAATTAAAGAAAAAGCTTTGTTATATGCCAACTTAAAGCACTATTTTCTGGTAAGATTTCCCCAAAGACCGGGAGCGTTGAAAACGTTTGTGATGGATGTCCTTGGTCCGAATGATGATATTACTTTTTTTGAATACACTCAGAAAAATTCAAAAGAAAAAGGAATAGCTGTCGTGGGAATTGCCCTGAAGCAAAAAGAAGATTTCACGCCATTGATGGACAATATGAAAAAGCAGGATTTTTTTGTCAATTATCTCAATAATGATCCGTCTTTGATGAATCTGCTGATTTAG